The Natrinema salaciae genome contains a region encoding:
- a CDS encoding NAD-dependent epimerase/dehydratase family protein, whose product MSRDTATVDGERLFGSADGSPAETSVQDESAAVATSDEVHSGATTQAAGDASRNGSVPSVTKPRSSTGAGADELVDKKVLITGGAGFIGSHLANRLASTNDVVALDDLSTGSADNVDSSVELVEGDITDGDTVCDLVDDADILVHMAAMMGVRRTLENPLEVLEVNMEGTKTVLQAAEERDIDRVLFTSTSEVYGDLVEPPYEEDDEKSPKTNYAVAKLADERYTKAFCSKSGIDYSIVRYFNVYGPRQESSEYGYVVPRFIEHAKNDEPVPVHGDGSQTRDFTYIDDAIEATVRTLGPAGANETFNIGSGTEVSIADLARTVVDTVGSGEVAFVEHPRPYTVDRRCADVSKLNDRLGYVPGIELESGVERLATQL is encoded by the coding sequence GTGAGCCGTGACACGGCGACCGTCGACGGGGAACGTCTCTTCGGTTCGGCTGACGGCTCACCGGCGGAAACGAGCGTGCAGGACGAATCGGCCGCCGTCGCGACCAGCGACGAGGTGCACTCAGGAGCCACGACGCAAGCGGCCGGAGACGCCTCCCGCAACGGGTCGGTCCCGAGCGTCACGAAACCGCGTTCGTCGACGGGTGCTGGGGCGGACGAGCTGGTCGACAAGAAAGTCCTCATCACCGGCGGTGCGGGGTTCATTGGCAGTCACCTCGCGAACCGGCTGGCGTCGACGAACGACGTCGTCGCACTGGACGATTTGTCGACCGGATCGGCGGACAACGTCGACTCGAGTGTCGAACTCGTCGAGGGCGATATCACCGACGGCGATACCGTGTGCGACCTCGTCGACGACGCGGATATCCTGGTTCATATGGCCGCCATGATGGGCGTTCGACGGACGCTCGAGAACCCGCTCGAGGTACTCGAGGTGAATATGGAGGGGACGAAGACCGTTCTCCAGGCGGCAGAGGAGCGCGACATCGACCGCGTCCTGTTCACGTCGACCTCCGAAGTGTACGGCGATCTCGTCGAACCGCCCTACGAGGAGGACGACGAGAAGTCACCGAAGACCAACTACGCCGTCGCGAAGCTGGCGGACGAGCGCTATACGAAGGCGTTTTGCAGTAAATCCGGGATCGACTACTCGATCGTCCGATACTTCAACGTCTACGGGCCGCGCCAGGAGTCCTCGGAGTACGGCTACGTCGTGCCGCGGTTCATCGAACACGCGAAGAACGACGAGCCGGTCCCGGTCCACGGTGATGGATCGCAAACGCGAGACTTCACGTACATCGACGACGCGATCGAAGCGACCGTCCGAACGCTCGGCCCCGCGGGTGCCAACGAGACGTTCAATATCGGGTCCGGAACGGAAGTGTCCATCGCGGATCTCGCCCGAACCGTCGTCGACACCGTCGGGAGCGGCGAGGTCGCGTTCGTGGAGCATCCGCGACCGTACACCGTCGACCGGCGTTGCGCGGACGTTTCGAAGCTGAACGATCGTCTCGGATACGTACCCGGGATCGAACTGGAGAGCGGCGTCGAACGGCTGGCGACGCAGCTCTGA
- a CDS encoding WbqC family protein, which produces MSGTVAVYQPHYYPRLHYLARAHQADVFVIYDDVEFSRRSRHHRAHIDYYEKEWLTVPVAHTGQETLITETRVDMSVPWPARHLQTLVGKYGSQATDLEPFYRRLCVSLVDPETLRDDIDRVGELTADSDIGALLDDWVRIDTRWRDRLEEYEVPELRAEKERLDERIGERKRADPAADIDDLLADAAAIDERLETATDACRELKERRNRTLVALSKSLGHERDVDRLPLYELWNLDGVDPERWTSDVSLADVTVPLVEELLERFDVTSTVVRSSEVGLEHPGDASEYLAALTNHFDGDAYLSGAVGYENYLEEDPFDDRGLDVLVQDWTPSWEDGNVCALDVLYDADDPGRYVTEGGE; this is translated from the coding sequence ATGAGTGGAACTGTCGCCGTCTACCAGCCGCACTACTATCCGCGACTCCATTATCTCGCACGCGCCCACCAGGCGGACGTCTTCGTCATCTACGACGACGTCGAGTTTTCGCGACGGTCGCGACACCACCGAGCCCACATCGACTATTACGAGAAGGAGTGGCTCACCGTTCCGGTCGCGCACACCGGCCAGGAGACGCTGATCACCGAGACGCGGGTCGACATGTCGGTCCCGTGGCCGGCGAGACACCTGCAGACGCTCGTCGGGAAGTACGGGAGTCAGGCGACCGACCTCGAGCCGTTCTATCGACGGCTCTGCGTCTCCCTCGTCGATCCGGAGACGCTCCGTGACGATATCGACCGGGTGGGCGAGCTCACGGCGGACTCCGATATCGGAGCACTGCTAGACGACTGGGTCCGTATCGATACGCGGTGGCGGGACCGACTCGAGGAGTACGAGGTCCCCGAACTCCGTGCGGAGAAAGAGCGGCTCGACGAACGGATCGGTGAGCGGAAGCGGGCGGATCCCGCCGCCGATATCGACGACCTGCTCGCGGACGCCGCCGCGATCGACGAGCGACTCGAGACGGCGACCGACGCCTGTCGAGAGCTCAAAGAGCGGCGCAACAGAACGCTGGTGGCGCTCTCGAAGTCGCTCGGTCACGAACGGGACGTCGATCGATTGCCGCTGTACGAGCTCTGGAACCTCGACGGCGTCGACCCCGAGCGCTGGACGAGCGACGTCAGCCTGGCCGACGTAACGGTCCCGCTCGTCGAGGAACTCCTCGAGCGGTTCGACGTGACGTCGACGGTGGTTCGCTCCAGCGAGGTCGGACTCGAGCATCCCGGCGACGCCTCCGAGTATCTGGCCGCGCTGACCAACCACTTCGACGGCGACGCGTATCTCTCCGGTGCGGTCGGTTACGAGAACTACCTCGAGGAGGACCCCTTCGACGACCGCGGTCTCGACGTTCTGGTACAGGACTGGACGCCGTCGTGGGAGGACGGTAACGTGTGCGCCCTCGACGTGCTGTACGACGCCGACGATCCGGGACGGTACGTGACGGAGGGCGGTGAATGA
- a CDS encoding glycosyltransferase family 2 protein, which yields MATPLPFPGLSALLASYGKLFKSRRPFPVTDGGDRPTITAIIPALNEERTIPYALTSLAVQTVAPDRIIVVDDGSTDDTAAITSELNDELEVSVELWQHDEPMGKTVGVKEVARSVETDTLFVLDADTFLESEDYLERLLAPHIESDVASSFGIAYPTETASKRAFHDEFSADLLPDESVTRSHIEADLAAAESRSGPLEYLRSGAPVVQYRNVSYHVEQRFFGDGFYRLFDSALFPVGCGVLYDRAKLVSVFDDYEESHGNDLTNSEDIFVGFAFCDRGWANVQVDDTFMRSDVPGLKGTFEQNYAWGSGFLQSAYYFGDLTTRYRKREIEADAETADTGGEQAESEPVPSAESNQPASGTERQRSDQQSVDESNPDGDESGTKNATDRTDSSRSTDESATVLPPLGRAVTARLVDGLYPTTVLLFLVLSFFGVIGLEIVGFLVLWELTLYTVLAIATRSERVHFVRNFVPFVLIRMLMMPVLTYTYFRVATDIVTGNRNWRK from the coding sequence GTGGCAACGCCGCTTCCGTTTCCCGGTCTCTCCGCACTACTCGCGTCGTACGGAAAGTTGTTCAAATCGCGCCGGCCGTTTCCGGTGACGGACGGGGGTGATCGGCCGACGATCACGGCGATCATCCCTGCGTTGAACGAAGAGCGGACGATCCCGTACGCGCTAACGTCGCTCGCGGTGCAGACCGTCGCTCCCGACCGCATCATCGTCGTCGACGACGGGTCGACCGACGACACGGCGGCGATCACGAGCGAACTGAACGACGAACTCGAGGTGTCGGTCGAGCTGTGGCAACACGACGAACCGATGGGCAAGACTGTAGGGGTCAAAGAGGTCGCTCGCTCGGTCGAGACGGACACCCTGTTCGTCCTCGACGCCGATACGTTCCTCGAGAGCGAGGACTACCTCGAACGGCTGCTCGCACCGCACATCGAGTCGGACGTCGCCAGCTCGTTCGGGATCGCCTATCCGACGGAAACAGCCTCGAAACGGGCGTTTCACGACGAGTTCAGCGCGGATCTGCTCCCGGACGAGAGCGTCACTCGGTCCCATATCGAAGCCGACCTCGCGGCGGCCGAGTCCCGGTCCGGCCCGCTCGAGTATCTCCGGAGCGGGGCACCGGTCGTCCAGTATCGGAACGTGAGTTATCACGTCGAACAGCGGTTCTTCGGCGACGGCTTCTATCGGCTGTTCGATTCGGCGCTGTTCCCCGTGGGCTGTGGCGTGTTGTACGACCGCGCGAAACTGGTCTCCGTGTTCGACGACTACGAGGAGTCCCACGGGAACGACCTGACCAACAGCGAGGACATCTTCGTCGGGTTCGCCTTCTGCGACCGCGGGTGGGCGAACGTCCAAGTCGACGACACGTTCATGCGATCGGACGTTCCGGGACTGAAAGGGACGTTCGAGCAGAACTACGCGTGGGGATCGGGCTTCCTGCAAAGCGCCTACTACTTCGGGGACCTCACGACGCGCTACCGGAAACGCGAGATCGAGGCGGACGCGGAAACGGCCGACACCGGTGGCGAGCAGGCCGAGTCGGAACCAGTGCCGTCGGCCGAATCGAACCAGCCGGCGTCCGGCACGGAACGCCAGCGTTCGGACCAGCAATCGGTCGACGAATCGAACCCCGACGGAGACGAGTCAGGGACGAAGAACGCAACGGACCGGACTGACTCGAGTCGATCCACCGACGAATCGGCGACCGTTCTCCCGCCGCTGGGTCGCGCCGTCACGGCGCGGCTCGTCGACGGGCTCTACCCGACGACGGTCCTCCTGTTTCTCGTGCTCTCGTTTTTCGGGGTAATCGGCCTCGAGATCGTCGGCTTTCTGGTGCTGTGGGAACTGACGTTGTACACGGTTCTCGCGATCGCAACTCGTTCCGAGCGGGTCCACTTCGTTCGTAACTTCGTCCCGTTCGTCCTGATCCGGATGCTGATGATGCCCGTCCTGACGTATACGTATTTCCGGGTCGCGACGGACATCGTAACCGGCAACCGAAACTGGAGAAAGTGA
- a CDS encoding endo-1,4-beta-xylanase → MSDDQPNPGDRAAEGAEPPSDGDGPLVSRRAALGTLAVSAGGVGGYAAYRNWDDAPWLGPLSGPSDDEDRLRNVDRSMPREDEIDDRIETNRTAGLSITVLDGQGEPVPDADVEVTMNRHEFGFGTAVNAAYLVDETDEGDRYRTLIPELFNKAVLENHHKWGFWEVPAERDRAEAATDWLLEQGLEMRGHACIWQKRDQGAIPDDVVEAMDDGDGDHIETRAASHIRDIVGYYSDVAGVTEWDVLNEQVEEHEMTSIIDSNSRPTNSPTAAEWFRIAAAADPDARLYLNEYSVLAGDETAHKDAFEELVDALLDRGAPLDGLGLQGHHWSPTQRRTPTQLLETLDRFAERVSSVQVHEYDTWGEEWSETMEAEYLYTFLKTVFSHPAVEGFIMWGFWDAIHWHENAPLFRSDWSKKPAYDIYTDLVFDEWWTDETGRTDDDGVFRTTAVLGEHEISATAGETTATATLRLEEPTDRAVTLSLEEE, encoded by the coding sequence ATGAGCGACGACCAACCGAACCCCGGCGACCGCGCGGCTGAGGGCGCGGAGCCGCCGTCCGACGGCGATGGGCCGCTGGTTTCCAGGCGAGCGGCCCTCGGGACGCTCGCGGTGAGTGCCGGTGGCGTCGGCGGATACGCGGCCTATCGAAACTGGGACGACGCTCCATGGCTCGGACCGCTCTCGGGACCGAGCGACGACGAGGATCGCCTCCGGAACGTCGACCGCTCGATGCCCCGCGAGGATGAAATCGACGATCGAATCGAGACGAATCGAACGGCGGGGCTGTCGATCACCGTTCTCGACGGGCAGGGAGAGCCGGTTCCCGACGCCGACGTGGAAGTGACGATGAATCGACACGAGTTCGGCTTCGGAACGGCCGTCAACGCGGCGTATCTCGTCGACGAAACCGACGAGGGCGACCGGTACCGAACGCTGATTCCGGAACTGTTCAACAAGGCCGTCCTCGAAAACCACCACAAGTGGGGGTTCTGGGAGGTCCCGGCGGAACGTGACCGGGCCGAAGCGGCCACCGACTGGCTGCTCGAGCAGGGGCTGGAGATGCGGGGGCACGCCTGTATCTGGCAGAAGCGCGATCAGGGAGCGATCCCGGACGACGTCGTCGAGGCGATGGACGACGGCGACGGCGATCACATCGAGACGCGAGCCGCATCCCACATCCGGGATATCGTCGGCTACTACAGCGACGTGGCCGGAGTCACCGAGTGGGACGTCCTCAACGAGCAGGTCGAGGAACACGAGATGACGTCGATCATCGATTCGAACTCCCGTCCCACGAACTCCCCGACGGCGGCGGAGTGGTTTCGAATCGCGGCGGCGGCCGACCCCGACGCTCGGCTCTATCTCAACGAGTACAGCGTTCTGGCCGGCGACGAGACGGCACACAAGGACGCGTTCGAAGAACTGGTCGACGCGCTCCTCGATCGGGGTGCGCCGCTCGACGGACTCGGATTGCAGGGTCACCACTGGAGTCCGACACAGCGTCGGACGCCGACGCAGTTGCTCGAGACGCTCGACCGGTTCGCCGAGCGGGTGTCGTCGGTTCAGGTGCACGAGTACGATACGTGGGGCGAGGAGTGGTCGGAAACGATGGAGGCGGAGTACCTCTATACGTTCCTCAAAACGGTGTTCAGCCATCCAGCCGTCGAGGGGTTCATCATGTGGGGGTTCTGGGACGCGATCCACTGGCACGAGAACGCTCCGCTGTTCCGATCGGACTGGTCCAAGAAACCGGCGTACGACATCTATACGGACCTCGTCTTCGACGAGTGGTGGACGGACGAGACGGGCCGAACGGACGACGACGGCGTTTTTCGAACAACGGCAGTGCTCGGGGAACACGAGATTTCGGCAACTGCGGGGGAGACGACGGCGACCGCGACGCTGCGACTCGAGGAACCGACCGATCGAGCGGTGACACTGTCACTCGAGGAGGAATGA
- a CDS encoding zinc ribbon domain-containing protein, whose product MHSKRLQAEIDDLVARGWRIEEETPDRVVMVDREFGSVITHVLVALLTFWFSMGLGNVVWGAYNYVSKSQRRVLWEDTADCPSCGADVPTSADYCPSCGEDLAAATEPSGGITCPDCDAVVTNGSRYCPACGTRLTDAVDTSS is encoded by the coding sequence ATGCACAGCAAACGCCTGCAGGCGGAGATCGACGACCTGGTCGCGCGGGGGTGGCGGATCGAAGAGGAGACGCCGGACCGCGTCGTGATGGTCGACCGGGAGTTCGGGTCGGTGATCACTCACGTGCTGGTCGCGCTCCTGACGTTCTGGTTCTCGATGGGTCTGGGAAACGTCGTCTGGGGCGCGTACAATTACGTCTCGAAGTCCCAGCGGCGCGTTCTGTGGGAGGACACAGCCGATTGTCCGTCGTGTGGGGCGGACGTCCCGACGTCGGCCGACTACTGCCCGTCCTGCGGCGAGGACCTGGCGGCTGCCACCGAGCCGAGCGGCGGGATCACCTGTCCCGACTGCGACGCGGTGGTCACGAACGGCTCGCGGTACTGCCCGGCGTGTGGAACGAGGCTCACGGACGCGGTCGATACGTCGTCGTAG
- a CDS encoding DUF2334 domain-containing protein has translation MDERRSAVFVIGVSLLTLLLVLSTIPMSLIPHNHSYELTGDADYRSVVIFRNDDIEPGHSDELRRSVDQLFIDEEVPVTNAVIPTTDGESIATEESFCRELTAQRRANPGLIEYSLHGYRHEPNADGAPRTNGGNSTVRSEFGGLPAAEQRDRLRNGTRIMADCLETTPRSFVPPYATYDNATVSALAAENFTTVAGGGWFTESYYGRTEPFETDSVVHLPEDQGFVKNWETNAFHEPQTLRNQFEDAYTSGEIYVQGLHYWTFDSDRRFEQLESFIRYVKRHDDVLFLTLEEFGDASRDGRLTEAGNGWSYTPADDQPVYDTN, from the coding sequence ATGGATGAACGACGATCGGCAGTGTTCGTTATCGGCGTTAGCCTCCTGACGCTCTTGCTCGTTCTATCCACGATTCCGATGTCCCTTATTCCACACAATCACTCGTACGAACTCACGGGAGACGCCGACTATCGATCGGTCGTCATCTTTCGAAACGACGACATCGAACCGGGACACAGCGACGAGCTCCGTCGGTCGGTGGATCAGCTATTTATCGACGAGGAGGTGCCGGTGACGAACGCCGTCATTCCGACGACAGACGGGGAGTCGATCGCGACCGAGGAGTCGTTCTGTCGAGAACTCACCGCACAACGGCGGGCGAACCCGGGACTGATCGAGTACTCGCTGCACGGCTACCGCCACGAGCCGAACGCCGACGGCGCTCCGCGAACGAACGGCGGAAATTCGACCGTCAGAAGCGAGTTCGGTGGCCTGCCGGCGGCCGAACAGCGCGACCGGCTCCGCAACGGTACCCGAATCATGGCCGACTGTCTCGAGACCACCCCACGGTCGTTCGTCCCACCGTATGCGACCTACGACAATGCGACGGTGTCGGCGCTCGCCGCGGAGAATTTCACGACCGTCGCCGGCGGTGGGTGGTTCACCGAGTCGTATTACGGGCGGACGGAGCCGTTCGAGACGGACTCGGTCGTCCACCTCCCGGAGGATCAGGGCTTCGTCAAGAACTGGGAAACGAACGCGTTCCACGAGCCGCAAACGCTTCGCAACCAGTTCGAAGACGCCTACACCAGCGGTGAGATCTACGTGCAAGGACTTCACTACTGGACGTTCGACAGCGACCGCCGATTCGAACAGCTCGAGTCGTTCATTCGCTACGTCAAACGGCACGACGACGTCCTGTTCCTGACGCTCGAGGAGTTCGGCGATGCATCGCGGGACGGGCGGCTAACGGAGGCGGGTAACGGCTGGTCGTACACACCTGCGGACGATCAGCCGGTCTACGATACCAATTAG
- a CDS encoding PIG-L deacetylase family protein, with protein sequence MKVLCVAAHPDDEVLGAGGTLAKHVAEGDEVEVFLLSDGAMARFETETEAAAERRAERRAEAAAAGDILGVSDVTVLDYWGNQLDDVPLIDVVRDVESKIDAFRPDVIYTHHYGDLNVDHELVARAVRTAARPTVGSPVDRVLSFETLSATEWGMPSPDNAFQPTTFVDIDEYLERKMAAIDAYESEMRERPHPRSTEAIRNNATVWGDKSGLFAAEPFELLVERRR encoded by the coding sequence ATGAAGGTACTCTGTGTCGCCGCACATCCCGACGACGAGGTTCTCGGCGCGGGCGGGACGCTCGCCAAACACGTCGCGGAGGGCGACGAGGTGGAAGTGTTCCTGCTGAGCGACGGTGCAATGGCTCGCTTCGAAACGGAGACCGAAGCCGCCGCGGAGCGCCGAGCGGAACGCCGAGCGGAAGCGGCGGCCGCGGGCGACATCCTCGGCGTGTCGGACGTGACCGTCCTCGACTACTGGGGGAATCAACTCGACGACGTGCCGCTCATCGACGTCGTTCGCGACGTGGAGTCCAAAATCGACGCGTTCCGACCGGACGTGATCTACACGCACCACTACGGCGATCTCAACGTCGACCACGAACTCGTCGCGCGCGCCGTCCGGACCGCCGCTCGACCGACCGTCGGTTCGCCGGTCGACCGAGTGCTCTCGTTCGAGACCCTCTCGGCGACCGAGTGGGGGATGCCGTCGCCGGACAACGCGTTCCAGCCCACTACGTTCGTCGATATCGACGAATACCTGGAGCGGAAGATGGCGGCGATCGACGCCTACGAAAGCGAGATGCGGGAGCGGCCGCATCCGCGTAGCACCGAGGCGATCCGGAACAACGCCACGGTCTGGGGAGACAAGTCGGGCCTGTTCGCGGCCGAGCCGTTCGAGTTGCTCGTAGAGCGCCGACGGTAA